The proteins below come from a single Jaculus jaculus isolate mJacJac1 chromosome X, mJacJac1.mat.Y.cur, whole genome shotgun sequence genomic window:
- the Nbdy gene encoding negative regulator of P-body association has product MGDQPCASGRSTLPPGNTREPKPPKKRCLLAPRWDYPEGTPSGGSTTLPSAPPPASAGMKSHPPPPEKS; this is encoded by the coding sequence CTCCGGGAGATCCACACTCCCACCTGGAAACACGCGGGAACCAAAGCCTCCCAAAAAGCGCTGCCTCCTCGCTCCGCGGTGGGATTATCCAGAAGGCACTCCCAGCGGAGGCAGTACCACTCTCCCCTCGGCGCCTCCTCCTGCGTCAGCCGGCATGAAGTCTCACCCTCCTCCTCCGGAGAAATCCTGA